One region of Thiomonas intermedia genomic DNA includes:
- the apbC gene encoding iron-sulfur cluster carrier protein ApbC, giving the protein MSSSLEAAVHAALQTLLDPQTGQTLASEKAIKNLRVEGGEVSLDIELGYPARSLHADLQKQAIATLRAVDGVQNVSVAVRSRVVSHAVQRGLKPLPEVKNIIAVASGKGGVGKSTTAANLALALASEGARVGLLDADIYGPSQPMMMGVSGQPQSRDGQSMEPLENYGVQVMSIGLLIEADNPMIWRGPMATQALEQLLRQTAWQDLDYLIVDMPPGTGDIQLTLSQRVPLTGAIIVTTPQDIALLDARKGLKMFEKVGVPILGIVENMAMHVCTNCGHVEHIFGAGGGETMSRDFGVDYLGGLPLDIRIREQADSGRPTVVADPDGAVALSYKSIARAVAVKVAQQGRDYSAKFPTISVQNS; this is encoded by the coding sequence ATGTCCTCATCACTCGAAGCCGCGGTTCATGCCGCCCTGCAAACCCTGCTGGACCCGCAAACCGGTCAAACCCTGGCATCGGAAAAGGCCATCAAGAATCTGCGCGTGGAAGGCGGCGAGGTGTCGTTGGACATCGAGCTCGGCTATCCCGCGCGCAGTCTGCATGCCGATCTGCAGAAGCAGGCCATCGCCACCCTGCGCGCCGTGGACGGCGTGCAGAACGTCTCGGTGGCGGTGCGCAGCCGCGTGGTGTCGCATGCGGTGCAGCGCGGGCTCAAGCCCCTGCCCGAAGTGAAAAACATCATCGCCGTCGCCTCGGGCAAGGGCGGCGTGGGCAAGAGCACCACGGCCGCCAATCTGGCGCTGGCGCTGGCCAGCGAGGGCGCGCGCGTCGGCCTGCTCGATGCCGACATCTACGGCCCGTCGCAGCCCATGATGATGGGTGTGAGCGGTCAGCCGCAGAGCCGCGATGGGCAGAGCATGGAGCCGCTGGAGAACTACGGCGTGCAGGTCATGTCCATCGGTCTGCTGATCGAAGCCGACAACCCCATGATCTGGCGCGGCCCGATGGCCACGCAGGCGCTGGAACAACTGCTGCGGCAGACGGCGTGGCAGGATCTCGACTATCTCATCGTGGACATGCCGCCGGGCACCGGCGATATTCAACTGACGCTGAGCCAGCGCGTGCCGCTGACCGGCGCCATCATCGTCACCACACCGCAGGACATCGCGCTGCTCGATGCGCGCAAGGGCCTGAAGATGTTCGAGAAGGTGGGCGTGCCCATTCTGGGCATTGTCGAAAACATGGCGATGCATGTGTGCACGAACTGCGGCCATGTCGAACACATCTTCGGCGCGGGCGGGGGCGAGACGATGAGCCGCGATTTCGGCGTGGACTATCTCGGCGGTCTGCCGCTGGACATCCGCATCCGCGAGCAGGCCGACAGCGGCCGACCCACGGTGGTCGCCGACCCCGATGGCGCCGTTGCCCTGAGCTACAAATCCATCGCCCGCGCTGTGGCGGTGAAAGTTGCGCAGCAAGGCCGCGACTACAGCGCCAAGTTCCCGACCATCAGCGTGCAGAACAGCTGA
- a CDS encoding hydantoinase B/oxoprolinase family protein, whose amino-acid sequence MTARWQFWIDRGGTFTDIVARRPDGVLVAHKLLSENPEQYRDAAVAGIRAMLALPADAPIPPERVESVRMGTTVATNALLERKGEPLVLVTTRGFRDALRIGYQNRPRLFDRRIVLPEMLYQRVIEAQERVGADGAVLQPLDVGALRRDLQGAFEDGLRAVAIVFMHGWHQTAHERAAAALAREIGFAQVSTSHQTSPLMKFVSRGDTTVVDAYLSPILRRYVDQVAAEMPGVRLLFMQSSGGLAEARAFRGKDAILSGPAGGIVGMARTAEQAGHAKVIGFDMGGTSTDVSHYAGSFERAFDTQVAGVRVRAPMLHIHTVAAGGSSILHFDGSRLRVGPDSAGANPGPASYRRGGPLTITDANVMLGRIRPEHFPAVFGPQADEPLDADVVRLRFTELAARISRETGQTQSPETVAEGYLAIAVLAMAGAIKRISLARGYDVARYALQCFGGAGAQHACSVAEALGMERVFIHRFAGVLSAYGMGLAEQTTMQQRSVEALLDDALLPRLHGLRDELADLATQDLRAQDVAADAIRLEVRVLLRYAGSDAAWPVALDAAAPMRAAFEQTYLQRYAHHMPERDLVVEALTVEAAGGGEPVQAEPPQAETAGDMPRHASLAVFIAGRWRDAALVRRADCLPGQHLDGPAVFAETNTTILIEPGWRARMTAAGHLELWRLAARARAQDGDTAMDPVRLELFNNQFMHIAEQMGVQLQNTAVSVNIKERLDFSCALFDSQGHLIANAPHVPVHLGSMGESIQTVIREGRSSMRPGDVFMLNDPYHGGTHLPDVTVVTPVFDEDGAEVLFFVGSRGHHADIGGITPGSMPPFSRSIQEEGVAIAHFKLVDAGRLAETEVLRLLSSGPWPARNPAQNLADLKAQIAANQTGAHELRGLVADYGLNVVRAYMQHVQDNAEAAVRRVIGALHDGAFTLELDTGARICVAIRVDRAQRSAIIDFTGTSLQQPDNFNAPRAVTVAAVLYVFRCLVDDDIPLNAGCLKPLHLIVPEGSMLAPRWPAAVVAGNVEVSMGVTNALFGALGVQAASQCTMNNFTFGNARHQYYETIAGGSGAGGVFDAQGRLSGGFDGADVVQNHMTNSRLTDPEVLEWRYPVRLDAFAIRPGSGGAGRWSGGNGGVRRIRFLEPMTASILSNGRRVPAFGLHGGAPGAVGLNRVERADGSVETLPSSASVDMRAGDVFVIETPGGGGFG is encoded by the coding sequence ATGACCGCCCGCTGGCAATTCTGGATTGACCGTGGCGGCACGTTCACCGACATCGTCGCGCGACGGCCGGATGGCGTTTTGGTGGCGCACAAACTGCTGTCGGAGAACCCGGAGCAATACCGCGACGCGGCGGTGGCGGGCATCCGCGCCATGCTGGCGCTGCCCGCCGACGCCCCGATTCCACCCGAGCGGGTGGAGAGCGTGCGCATGGGCACCACGGTGGCCACCAACGCCCTGCTGGAGCGCAAGGGCGAGCCGCTGGTGCTGGTGACCACCCGGGGGTTTCGCGATGCGCTACGCATCGGCTATCAGAACCGGCCGAGGCTGTTCGACCGCCGCATCGTGCTGCCGGAGATGCTTTATCAGCGGGTCATTGAAGCGCAGGAGCGCGTGGGCGCGGACGGCGCGGTGCTGCAGCCGCTCGATGTCGGCGCGCTGCGGCGCGATCTGCAGGGCGCCTTCGAGGACGGACTGCGTGCGGTGGCCATCGTCTTCATGCATGGTTGGCACCAGACCGCGCACGAACGGGCCGCGGCGGCCCTGGCCCGCGAGATCGGCTTCGCGCAGGTGAGCACGTCGCACCAGACCAGCCCGCTGATGAAATTCGTCTCGCGGGGCGACACCACGGTGGTCGATGCCTATCTCTCGCCCATCCTGCGGCGTTATGTGGACCAGGTGGCCGCCGAGATGCCAGGGGTGAGGCTGCTGTTCATGCAGTCCAGTGGCGGCTTGGCCGAGGCGCGTGCGTTTCGCGGCAAGGATGCCATCCTGTCCGGGCCGGCGGGCGGTATCGTGGGCATGGCGCGCACCGCGGAACAGGCCGGTCATGCCAAGGTCATCGGCTTTGACATGGGCGGCACTTCCACCGACGTGTCGCATTACGCGGGCAGCTTCGAGCGTGCCTTCGACACCCAGGTGGCCGGTGTGCGGGTGCGCGCGCCCATGCTGCACATTCACACCGTGGCGGCCGGGGGAAGTTCCATCCTGCACTTCGACGGCTCGCGGCTGCGCGTGGGGCCGGACTCAGCCGGGGCCAATCCCGGCCCGGCCAGCTACAGGCGCGGCGGGCCGTTGACCATCACCGATGCGAATGTGATGCTGGGCCGCATCCGGCCAGAGCACTTTCCTGCTGTGTTCGGGCCTCAGGCCGATGAACCGCTGGATGCCGACGTGGTGCGCCTGCGCTTCACCGAGCTGGCCGCGCGCATCTCCCGGGAGACAGGCCAGACACAAAGCCCGGAGACCGTGGCCGAGGGCTATCTCGCCATTGCGGTGCTGGCCATGGCGGGAGCGATCAAGCGCATTTCGCTGGCGCGCGGCTATGACGTCGCACGCTACGCGCTGCAATGTTTTGGAGGAGCCGGCGCACAGCATGCCTGCAGCGTGGCCGAGGCGCTTGGCATGGAGCGGGTGTTCATCCACCGCTTTGCCGGGGTGCTGTCCGCCTATGGCATGGGCCTGGCCGAGCAGACCACCATGCAGCAACGCAGCGTGGAAGCGCTGCTGGACGATGCGCTGCTGCCCCGGCTGCATGGTTTGCGTGACGAACTGGCGGACCTGGCAACGCAGGATTTGCGGGCGCAGGATGTCGCGGCAGACGCCATTCGACTGGAGGTCCGCGTGCTGCTGCGCTATGCGGGCAGTGATGCGGCATGGCCGGTGGCGCTGGACGCCGCGGCACCGATGCGCGCCGCCTTCGAGCAAACCTATCTGCAGCGCTACGCCCACCACATGCCCGAGCGTGATCTGGTGGTGGAGGCGTTGACGGTGGAGGCGGCCGGAGGTGGAGAGCCTGTCCAGGCGGAACCGCCACAGGCAGAAACAGCCGGAGACATGCCGCGCCACGCCAGCCTGGCTGTGTTCATCGCCGGACGCTGGCGAGACGCCGCGCTGGTGCGGCGAGCGGACTGTCTCCCGGGACAACACCTTGATGGCCCGGCAGTTTTCGCCGAGACCAACACCACCATCCTGATCGAACCCGGCTGGCGCGCGCGGATGACGGCGGCGGGTCATCTGGAGCTGTGGCGGCTGGCGGCCAGGGCGCGCGCGCAGGACGGTGATACCGCCATGGATCCGGTGCGGCTTGAGCTCTTCAACAACCAGTTCATGCACATTGCCGAGCAGATGGGGGTGCAACTGCAGAACACGGCGGTCTCGGTCAACATCAAGGAGCGGCTGGACTTTTCCTGCGCCCTGTTCGACAGCCAGGGCCACCTCATCGCCAACGCGCCGCATGTGCCCGTGCATCTCGGGTCGATGGGCGAGAGCATTCAGACGGTGATCCGGGAAGGGCGCTCGTCGATGCGGCCTGGCGACGTGTTCATGCTCAACGACCCCTATCACGGCGGAACCCACCTGCCCGACGTCACCGTGGTCACGCCGGTGTTCGACGAAGACGGCGCGGAGGTGCTGTTCTTCGTGGGGTCGCGCGGACACCACGCCGACATCGGCGGCATCACCCCTGGCTCGATGCCGCCGTTCTCGCGCAGCATTCAGGAAGAAGGCGTGGCCATCGCCCATTTCAAGCTCGTGGACGCCGGGCGCCTGGCCGAGACCGAGGTGCTGCGTCTGCTCTCTAGCGGGCCCTGGCCGGCGCGCAATCCGGCGCAGAACCTCGCCGATCTCAAGGCGCAGATCGCCGCCAACCAGACCGGTGCGCACGAGTTGCGCGGACTGGTGGCCGACTACGGCCTGAACGTGGTGCGGGCCTATATGCAGCATGTGCAGGACAACGCCGAAGCCGCCGTGCGGCGGGTGATTGGCGCACTGCATGACGGCGCCTTCACCCTCGAGCTCGACACCGGGGCCCGCATCTGCGTGGCCATTCGCGTGGATCGTGCGCAACGCAGCGCCATCATCGACTTCACCGGCACCTCGCTGCAGCAGCCCGACAACTTCAACGCGCCCAGGGCCGTGACGGTGGCCGCCGTGCTGTATGTGTTTCGCTGCCTGGTGGATGACGATATTCCGCTCAACGCGGGTTGCCTCAAGCCCCTGCATCTCATCGTGCCCGAGGGGTCGATGCTGGCGCCGCGCTGGCCGGCCGCGGTGGTGGCCGGCAATGTCGAGGTGAGCATGGGCGTGACCAATGCGCTGTTCGGCGCCCTGGGCGTGCAGGCGGCGAGCCAATGCACCATGAACAATTTCACCTTCGGCAACGCCCGGCATCAGTATTACGAAACCATCGCCGGGGGTTCGGGCGCAGGCGGCGTGTTTGACGCGCAAGGTCGCCTGTCTGGGGGATTCGATGGTGCCGACGTGGTGCAGAACCACATGACCAATTCCCGCCTGACCGACCCCGAAGTGCTGGAGTGGCGCTACCCGGTGCGGCTGGACGCCTTTGCCATTCGCCCCGGTTCGGGCGGCGCAGGGCGCTGGAGCGGTGGCAACGGCGGCGTGCGGCGCATCCGCTTTCTCGAGCCGATGACCGCGAGCATTCTCTCCAACGGGCGGCGCGTGCCGGCATTCGGCCTGCATGGCGGCGCGCCCGGGGCGGTGGGCCTCAACAGGGTGGAACGCGCGGACGGCAGCGTCGAAACCTTGCCGTCTTCAGCCAGCGTGGACATGCGGGCTGGCGACGTGTTTGTCATCGAAACCCCGGGCGGCGGCGGTTTCGGCTGA
- the purD gene encoding phosphoribosylamine--glycine ligase, with protein MKLLVIGSGGREHAIAWKLAQSPRVQMVYVAPGNGGTALDGRLSNLQVANAEELAEFCVREKIAYTVVGPEAPLAAGIVDGFRARGLKIFGPTRAAAQLESSKAFSKDFMARHHIPTAAYATFEEAAAAHAYVDQHGAPIVVKADGLAAGKGVVVAQTADEAHAAIDDMLQANRYGVQHNAGRARVVIEAFLQGEEASFIVMVDGLHVLALASSQDHKRLLDGDNGPNTGGMGAYSPAPVVTPEIHARVMREIIQPTVKGMAADGIPFTGFLYAGLMIDAQGRAKTLEFNCRMGDPETQPIMARLKSDLSVVFEKAIAGQLDQVELEWDRRTALGVVLAAHGYPESPRKGDAITGIPPETTDCITFHAGTTLDPQGVLRASGGRVLAVTALGDSPRIAQQRAYEAINTIHFDGMQYRRDIGWRAIKR; from the coding sequence ATGAAACTCCTCGTCATCGGTTCCGGCGGACGTGAACACGCCATTGCCTGGAAGCTGGCGCAGTCGCCCCGCGTCCAGATGGTCTATGTCGCGCCGGGCAACGGCGGCACCGCGCTGGATGGCCGCCTCAGCAACCTGCAGGTGGCGAATGCCGAAGAGCTGGCCGAGTTCTGCGTGCGCGAAAAGATCGCCTACACCGTGGTCGGGCCCGAAGCGCCGCTGGCCGCGGGCATCGTCGACGGCTTTCGCGCCCGCGGCCTGAAAATCTTCGGCCCCACGCGCGCCGCCGCCCAACTGGAAAGCTCCAAGGCTTTTTCCAAAGACTTCATGGCGCGGCACCACATTCCCACCGCGGCCTATGCCACGTTCGAAGAGGCCGCGGCGGCCCATGCCTATGTCGATCAGCACGGCGCGCCCATCGTCGTCAAGGCCGATGGCCTGGCCGCGGGCAAGGGCGTGGTGGTGGCGCAGACGGCGGACGAAGCCCACGCCGCCATCGACGACATGCTTCAGGCCAACCGCTACGGCGTGCAGCACAACGCGGGCCGCGCACGCGTGGTCATCGAAGCATTTTTGCAGGGCGAGGAAGCCAGCTTCATCGTCATGGTCGACGGCCTGCATGTACTCGCGCTGGCCTCCAGCCAGGACCACAAGCGCCTGCTCGACGGCGACAACGGACCCAACACCGGCGGCATGGGCGCCTACTCACCGGCGCCCGTGGTCACGCCCGAGATTCACGCCCGGGTGATGCGCGAGATCATCCAGCCCACCGTCAAGGGCATGGCGGCCGACGGCATTCCCTTCACCGGATTTCTCTATGCCGGACTGATGATCGACGCCCAGGGCCGAGCCAAGACGCTGGAATTCAACTGCCGCATGGGAGACCCGGAAACCCAGCCCATCATGGCTCGCCTCAAGAGCGACCTCTCCGTGGTGTTCGAGAAGGCCATCGCCGGTCAGCTCGACCAGGTGGAACTGGAGTGGGACCGCCGCACCGCCCTGGGCGTGGTGCTCGCCGCGCACGGCTACCCTGAGAGCCCGCGCAAAGGCGACGCGATCACCGGCATTCCTCCCGAGACGACCGACTGCATCACCTTCCACGCCGGCACCACGCTCGACCCGCAGGGCGTGCTGCGTGCGTCGGGCGGCCGGGTGCTGGCCGTCACCGCCCTGGGCGATTCGCCGCGCATTGCGCAGCAGCGGGCGTACGAGGCCATCAACACGATTCATTTCGACGGCATGCAATACCGCCGCGACATCGGCTGGCGCGCGATCAAACGCTGA
- a CDS encoding YebC/PmpR family DNA-binding transcriptional regulator: MAGHSKWANIQHRKGRQDEKRGKVWTKIIREISAAARLGGGDPTANPRLRLAVDKAKAANMPADTVKKNIDKATGALEGVHYEEIRYEGYGVGGAAIIIDCLTDNRVRTVAEVRHALSKHGGNLGTEGSVAFQFKHCGQMIYAPGTSEDKVMEAALEAGADDVISDDDGAIEVLTPPAQFEAVRAALEAASLQPELAAITMRADNSVELAGDDAEKMQKLIDALEDLDDVQEVYHNAVFG, encoded by the coding sequence ATGGCCGGACATTCCAAATGGGCCAACATCCAGCACCGCAAAGGCCGTCAGGACGAAAAGCGCGGCAAGGTCTGGACCAAGATCATCCGTGAAATCTCGGCAGCGGCCCGTCTGGGCGGCGGCGACCCCACCGCCAACCCCCGCCTTCGCCTGGCGGTCGACAAGGCCAAGGCCGCCAATATGCCCGCGGACACGGTGAAGAAAAATATCGACAAGGCCACCGGCGCGCTCGAAGGCGTGCATTACGAAGAAATCCGCTACGAAGGCTATGGCGTGGGCGGCGCAGCGATCATCATCGACTGCCTCACCGACAACCGGGTACGCACGGTGGCCGAAGTCCGCCATGCGCTATCAAAGCACGGTGGCAATCTGGGCACCGAGGGTTCGGTGGCTTTCCAGTTCAAGCATTGCGGACAGATGATCTACGCCCCGGGCACCTCCGAGGACAAGGTGATGGAGGCCGCGCTCGAAGCCGGCGCGGACGACGTGATCAGCGACGACGACGGCGCCATCGAGGTGCTGACCCCGCCGGCGCAATTCGAGGCCGTGCGCGCGGCGCTCGAGGCCGCGTCCCTGCAGCCCGAGCTGGCCGCCATCACCATGCGCGCCGACAACTCGGTCGAGCTCGCGGGCGACGACGCCGAAAAGATGCAGAAACTCATCGATGCCCTGGAAGACCTCGACGATGTGCAAGAGGTCTATCACAACGCCGTCTTCGGTTAA
- a CDS encoding helicase HerA-like domain-containing protein — MSEPLLIAQQGTVRCQLLPRLSNRHGLITGATGTGKTVSLQVLAEAFSRIGTPVFMADVKGDLTGLSQAGAMSAKLAERLKSLGLPEPTFGACPVTLWDVFGEQGHPVRATISDMGPLLLARLLQLNETQTGVLNLVFKIADDNGLLLLDMKDLRAMLQEVGDSAASFTTEYGNISAASVGAIQRGLLQLETQGADRFFGEPMLNIDDLMQTDGQGRGMINILAADKLYQAPRLYATFLLWLLSELFERLPEIGDPDQPKLVFFFDEAHLLFNDAPKPLLEKIEQVVRLIRSKGVGVFFVTQNPLDIPDTVLGQLGNRVQHALRAFTPRDQKAVKTAADTMRPNPGLDVAQAITELAVGEALVSLLDEKGRPMPTERVWMLAPGSRIGSITPEERKALMQGSLVAGVYEKTVDRESAYELLKGRVLTTTEPAEPGTTEASSSSAGGGWLDSLGQGLGGLASGSGRKDSLLETLAKSAARTIGSTVGREIIRGVLGGLLGGSKRR; from the coding sequence ATGTCCGAACCCCTTCTCATCGCTCAGCAAGGCACGGTGCGGTGCCAGTTGTTGCCCAGGCTGTCCAATCGGCACGGCCTCATCACCGGCGCCACGGGCACCGGCAAGACGGTCAGCCTGCAGGTGCTGGCCGAGGCGTTCTCACGCATCGGCACGCCGGTGTTCATGGCCGATGTGAAGGGCGACCTGACCGGGCTTTCCCAGGCCGGTGCGATGAGCGCCAAACTGGCCGAGCGGCTCAAGTCGCTCGGCCTGCCCGAGCCGACCTTCGGCGCCTGCCCTGTGACCCTGTGGGACGTTTTCGGCGAGCAGGGACATCCGGTGCGCGCCACCATCTCCGACATGGGGCCGCTGCTGCTGGCCCGGCTGCTGCAGCTCAACGAAACGCAGACGGGCGTGCTCAATCTGGTGTTCAAGATCGCCGACGACAACGGGCTTCTGCTCCTCGACATGAAAGACCTGCGCGCCATGCTGCAGGAAGTGGGCGACAGCGCGGCGAGCTTCACCACCGAGTACGGCAACATCAGCGCAGCCAGCGTGGGGGCCATTCAACGCGGGCTGCTGCAGCTCGAAACCCAGGGCGCCGACAGGTTCTTCGGCGAGCCCATGCTCAATATCGACGATCTGATGCAGACCGATGGTCAGGGGCGCGGCATGATCAATATCCTGGCCGCCGACAAGCTCTATCAGGCGCCTCGCCTGTATGCGACCTTCCTGCTGTGGCTGTTGTCCGAGCTGTTCGAGCGTCTGCCCGAAATCGGTGATCCCGATCAGCCCAAGCTGGTGTTCTTCTTCGACGAGGCGCATCTGCTGTTCAACGATGCGCCCAAACCCCTGCTGGAAAAAATCGAGCAGGTCGTGCGCCTGATCCGCTCCAAGGGCGTGGGGGTGTTCTTCGTCACGCAGAACCCGCTGGACATTCCCGATACGGTGCTCGGCCAGCTCGGCAATCGCGTCCAGCACGCGCTGCGCGCGTTCACGCCGCGCGACCAGAAAGCGGTGAAAACCGCGGCCGACACCATGCGTCCCAATCCGGGCCTGGACGTGGCCCAGGCCATCACCGAACTCGCGGTGGGCGAGGCGCTGGTTTCGCTGCTCGACGAGAAGGGCCGGCCCATGCCGACCGAGCGCGTGTGGATGTTGGCGCCCGGCAGCCGCATCGGGTCCATCACCCCCGAAGAACGCAAGGCGCTGATGCAGGGTTCGCTGGTGGCTGGGGTGTATGAGAAGACGGTGGACCGCGAATCCGCCTACGAACTGCTCAAAGGCCGGGTGCTGACCACGACGGAACCCGCCGAACCCGGTACCACCGAGGCCTCATCTTCCAGCGCCGGGGGCGGGTGGCTCGATTCGCTGGGCCAGGGGCTGGGTGGCCTGGCAAGTGGGTCGGGGCGCAAGGATTCTCTGCTCGAAACCCTGGCCAAATCCGCTGCCCGCACCATCGGCAGTACCGTGGGCCGCGAAATCATCCGCGGCGTGCTCGGCGGTCTGCTCGGGGGCAGCAAGCGCCGCTGA
- a CDS encoding glutelin has protein sequence MFRHIALVLAGSAALMVTPAQADQVYWSVNVGIPGVVSTFSNGYPVYQAPPVVYAPPPRLPPVYFAPPPPPRPVVYGYVPGYAPVYRVPVRRWDRGHWRHEHDRRDGYGPRPWNDRR, from the coding sequence ATGTTCCGTCATATCGCGCTCGTCCTGGCAGGTAGTGCCGCGCTCATGGTCACCCCGGCACAGGCCGATCAGGTGTATTGGTCGGTCAACGTCGGCATTCCCGGCGTCGTGAGCACCTTCTCCAACGGCTATCCGGTTTATCAGGCGCCGCCCGTGGTCTATGCGCCGCCGCCGCGCTTGCCGCCGGTCTATTTCGCGCCGCCTCCGCCGCCTCGTCCCGTGGTTTATGGCTATGTGCCCGGCTATGCGCCGGTCTACCGGGTGCCTGTACGCCGCTGGGATCGCGGCCACTGGCGCCATGAGCACGACCGCCGCGACGGGTATGGCCCGCGGCCATGGAATGACCGCCGCTGA
- a CDS encoding glutamine--tRNA ligase/YqeY domain fusion protein, whose amino-acid sequence MESADKPSNFLRQIIERDLTQGTYANRRFAGHPADAAGHAAGQADPARIRTRFPPEPNGYLHIGHAKSICLNFGLAQDFGGVCHLRFDDTNPEKEDQEYVDAILDAVRWLGFDWKVGGVPHLFYASDDFDFMYRCACALIEDGLAYVDEQSADDMRRNRGTLTEPGVESPWRQRSPQDNLRRFEDMRAGQHPEGSMVLRAKIDMAAPNINLRDPAIYRIRFAHHHRTGDTWCIYPMYTFAHPIEDAMECISHSICTLEFEDQRPFYDWLLDHLVRLGLVASPRPHQYEFARLNLTYVVTSKRKLAQLVAEHHVDGWDDPRMPTLVGLRRRGYTPESVRLFTDRIGVSKADSWIDYSVLEQSLRDDLDARTPRAMAVLDPLKLELTNWAEVFGSAAHAEPCSAPAHPGHPEMGRRQFDLTAQVWIEREDFMELPPKGYHRLTPGGMARLKYGFVVRCTGCEKDAEGRVTKVLAELLPDTKSGTPGADAVKVKGVITWVSASLGVPAQVRLFDRLFTEAHPDAGGRDFLGVLNPQSKQTVQAYVEPALATATAGASFQFERHGYFVADRVDHAPGHLVFNRTTTLKDSWGK is encoded by the coding sequence ATGGAATCCGCTGACAAACCCTCCAATTTCCTGCGTCAGATCATCGAGCGCGATCTGACGCAAGGCACTTATGCGAACCGGCGCTTCGCCGGCCATCCGGCAGACGCCGCCGGACATGCCGCAGGGCAGGCCGATCCGGCGCGCATCCGCACCCGGTTTCCGCCCGAGCCCAACGGCTATCTGCACATCGGCCACGCCAAGAGCATCTGCCTGAATTTCGGGCTGGCGCAGGATTTCGGCGGCGTCTGCCATCTGCGCTTCGACGACACCAATCCGGAAAAGGAAGATCAGGAGTACGTCGATGCCATCCTCGATGCCGTGCGCTGGCTGGGCTTCGACTGGAAGGTGGGCGGTGTTCCGCATCTGTTCTATGCGAGCGACGATTTCGACTTCATGTATCGCTGCGCCTGCGCGCTGATCGAGGACGGTCTGGCCTACGTGGACGAACAGAGCGCCGATGACATGCGCCGCAACCGCGGCACACTCACCGAGCCGGGCGTGGAAAGCCCCTGGCGCCAGCGCTCGCCGCAAGACAATCTGCGGCGATTCGAGGACATGCGCGCGGGCCAACACCCGGAAGGCAGCATGGTGCTGCGCGCGAAGATCGACATGGCCGCCCCCAATATCAATCTGCGCGATCCGGCGATTTACCGCATCCGCTTCGCCCACCATCACCGCACGGGCGACACCTGGTGCATCTACCCGATGTACACCTTCGCGCATCCGATCGAAGATGCGATGGAATGCATCAGCCACAGCATCTGCACCCTGGAGTTCGAAGATCAGCGGCCGTTCTACGACTGGCTGCTCGATCATCTCGTGCGGCTGGGCCTGGTCGCCAGCCCGCGGCCACACCAGTACGAGTTCGCCCGGCTCAACCTCACCTATGTGGTGACGAGCAAGCGCAAGCTGGCGCAACTCGTGGCCGAGCACCATGTGGACGGCTGGGACGATCCGCGCATGCCCACCCTGGTAGGGTTGCGCCGACGCGGCTACACGCCCGAGAGCGTGCGCCTGTTCACCGATCGCATCGGCGTGAGCAAGGCCGATTCCTGGATCGACTACAGCGTGCTCGAACAATCGCTGCGTGACGATCTCGACGCCCGCACCCCGCGTGCGATGGCCGTGCTCGATCCGCTCAAGCTGGAGCTCACCAACTGGGCCGAGGTGTTCGGCAGCGCAGCGCACGCCGAGCCCTGCAGCGCGCCGGCGCATCCCGGACATCCCGAGATGGGGCGGCGTCAGTTCGACCTCACGGCGCAGGTGTGGATCGAGCGTGAAGACTTCATGGAGCTTCCGCCCAAGGGCTATCACCGCCTCACTCCTGGCGGCATGGCGCGACTGAAGTACGGCTTTGTGGTGCGCTGCACGGGTTGTGAAAAAGATGCCGAAGGGCGGGTCACCAAAGTGCTTGCCGAACTGTTGCCCGACACCAAGAGCGGCACGCCGGGAGCCGATGCGGTGAAGGTCAAGGGAGTGATTACCTGGGTGAGCGCCAGTCTTGGCGTGCCGGCGCAGGTACGCTTGTTCGATCGCCTGTTCACCGAAGCGCACCCCGACGCGGGGGGGCGCGATTTTCTCGGTGTGCTCAACCCGCAGAGCAAGCAGACGGTGCAGGCCTATGTCGAGCCCGCACTGGCCACCGCCACCGCCGGGGCCTCGTTCCAGTTCGAGCGCCACGGCTATTTCGTCGCCGATCGCGTCGACCATGCACCGGGTCATCTGGTCTTCAACCGCACGACGACCCTCAAGGACAGCTGGGGCAAGTGA